The following proteins come from a genomic window of Trifolium pratense cultivar HEN17-A07 linkage group LG4, ARS_RC_1.1, whole genome shotgun sequence:
- the LOC123881656 gene encoding uncharacterized protein LOC123881656, whose translation MTTSRRRLFNLCSFIMSTLFAYSASVQLNDHDWYFWFPLYSSACLINLTNCIKTTKLNKPIATITLWVGILLYIKVVLEDFIYEIAGFWSLDLSERVVREKIGSILVIISTILQMKAASNVQKNISNIVKYGMLILVCFSYMLLFVFFVILRGEIKL comes from the exons atgacaACATCAAGAAGAAGGTTATTCAATTTGTGTTCTTTCATAATGTCTACACTTTTTGCATACTCAGCATCTGTTCAGTTAAATGACCATG ATTGGTATTTTTGGTTTCCACTCTATTCAAGTGCCTGCCTCATAAATCTAACAAACTGCATCAAAACAACCAAACTGAACAAACCAATTGCAACAATTACTCTATGGGTTGGAATATTATTGTATATCAAAGTTGTGCttgaagattttatatatgaaatagCAGGGTTTTGGTCACTAGATCTAAGTGAGAGAGTTGTTAGGGAGAAAATTGGAAGCATATTAGTTATTATATCTACAATTTTGCAGATGAAAGCTGCATCTAATGTTCAAAAGAATATTtcaaatatagtaaaatatg GGATGCTGATCTTGGTGTGTTTCAGCTACATGCTACTTTTTGTCTTCTTTGTGATTCTAAGAGGAGAAATTAAGTTATAG
- the LOC123881658 gene encoding putative glycerol-3-phosphate transporter 5 produces the protein MQQSNSKSLRNLAPALNLFPNLKPPHKTLLFHQICVLVITFLAYASFHASRKPPSIVKSVLGPTVPTNLTQLQLLNNSGWPPFNGTRGTHRLGEVDLAFLTSYSIGMYLAGHVGDRIDLRLFLVFGMMGSGILTILFGLGYWLEVHVLGFFVGVQIVCGVFQSIGWPCVVAVVGNWLGESKRGLIMGIWNSHTSVGNIIGSVVASGALEFGWGWSFVVPGVLIILVGVLVFLFLVVSPEDIGFARSGMDIEMSVETNSAEDLQKVESEEAKLIDPENNSILDSSSAIGFLEAWKIPGVAPFAFCLFFSKFVAYTFLYWLPFYIRHTAVAGVNLSHKTAGLLSTIFDIGGVLGGITAGFISDMIEARAVTSILFLFLSIPALLLYRAFGSISMFTNITLMFLSGFLVNGPYSLITTAVAADLGTHSGGNSRALATVTAIIDGTGSVGAALGPLLAGYVSTRGWNSVFFMLVLSIFFAGLFLIRVARTELREKLSGK, from the exons ATGCAGCAATCAAATTCCAAGAGTTTAAGGAACTTAGCTCCAGCTCTGAATCTGTTTCCAAACTTGAAACCCCCTCACAAAACCCTACTTTTCCACCAAATATGTGTTCTTGTTATCACATTTCTTGCATATGCTTCTTTCCATGCCTCTAGGAAGCCTCCAAGTATTGTCAAGAGTGTTCTAGGACCCACTGTTCCAACCAATTTAACTCAACTTCAACTTTTGAATAATTCTGGTTGGCCCCCTTTTAATGGAACTCGTGGTACTCACCGCCTTGGCGAGGTTGATCTTGCATTCCTTACTTCCTACTCCATTGGAATGTATTTGGCAGGTCATGTTGGAGATAGGATTGATTTGAGGTTGTTCCTTGTGTTTGGGATGATGGGTAGTGGTATTCTTACCATACTTTTTGGGTTAGGGTATTGGTTAGAGGTTCATGTGTTAGGGTTTTTCGTCGGTGTTCAGATTGTTTGTGGAGTTTTTCAGTCAATTGGGTGGCCTTGTGTTGTTGCAGTTGTGGGGAATTGGCTTGGGGAATCAAAGAGGGGTTTGATAATGGGGATATGGAATTCGCATACCTCGGTAGGGAATATCATTGGTTCAGTTGTTGCTTCCGGAGCTTTGGAATTTGGATGGGGTTGGTCTTTTGTTGTGCCTGGAGTTTTGATCATTTTAGTTGGagttttggtgtttttgtttcttgttgTGAGTCCGGAGGATATAGGATTTGCGCGGTCTGGAATGGACATTGAAATGAGTGTTGAAACAAACAGTGCAGAGGATCTGCAGAAAGTTGAATCAGAGGAAGCAAAACTTATTGATCCtgaaaataattcaattttagATTCTTCATCTGCTATTGGATTTTTAGAGGCATGGAAGATACCTGGAGTCGCTCCGTTTGCTTTTTGTctctttttctcaaaatttgTTGCTTACACTTTCCTGTATTGGTTACCCTTCTACATAAGGCATACAG CGGTTGCTGGTGTAAATCTATCTCACAAAACGGCTGGATTACTTTCAACGATATTTGACATTGGAGGAGTCCTAGGAGGAATCACAGCCGGTTTCATTTCTGATATGATTGAAGCTCGCGCTGTTACTTCAATTCTGTTCTTGTTTCTATCGATTCCAGCTCTTCTTTTGTATCGTGCTTTTGGGAGCATCTCTATGTTTACAAACATCACATTGATGTTTCTTTCGGGATTTTTGGTGAATGGTCCATACTCACTAATCACAACTGCTGTGGCTGCCGATCTTGGTACGCATAGTGGTGGGAATTCTCGGGCATTGGCTACAGTTACAGCAATCATTGATGGTACTGGTTCTGTTGGAGCTGCCCTTGGACCACTTTTAGCTGGTTATGTTTCAACTAGGGGTTGGAATAGTGTATTTTTTATGCTTGTTTTATCTATTTTCTTTGCTGGTTTATTCTTGATTCGAGTTGCAAGAACTGAGTTACGAGAGAAGCTTTCAGGAAAGTGA